A stretch of DNA from Microbacterium croceum:
CCGGTCGTCCTCGCCGATCCGAGGAGCATCCGTCGTGATCCGAAATCCATCCCCCGCGCTCGCGCGGCTGCGCCTGCTCGGGCGCACCGCCGTCGCCACCGCGCTGACCGCCTTCGTCGCGGCCGGCGCCCTGCTCGGAGGAGCATCCGCCGCGTCTGCCGCAGACGCCCCCGACACCTACGTGATCGGCACAGACACCACGTTCGCGCCGTTCGAGTTCACCGACAAGAACGGCGACCTGGTCGGCATCGACATGGACCTGCTCCGCGCGATCGCTGCGGACCAGGGCTTCGAGGTCGAGATCCGCCAGCTCGGCTTCGACGCCGCCGTGCAGGCGCTGCAGGCGAACCAGGTCGACGCCGTCATGGCCGGCATGTCGATCACGGACGAGCGCAAGCAGGCCTTCGACTTCAGCGATCCGTACTTCACCAGCGGCATCCAGCTCGGTGTGCTCGCATCCAGCGACGTGCAGTCCCTGGATGACCTCGACGGCAAGGCCGTCGCCGTCAAGACCGGCACCCAGGGCCAGACCTTCGCCGAGGAGAACCAGGAGAAGTACGGCTTCCGGGTCACTCCGTACCAGGACACGACCGACATGGTCGACGCGGTCAAGGCCGGCCAGGCCGTCGGCTACTTCGAGGACTTCCCGGTGCTCGCCTACGGCATCCAGCAGGGGTCGGGCTTCCGCCTGATCGGCGAACCGGAGCTGGGCGGCGAGTACGGCTTCGCGGTCAACAAGGGGCTGAACCCCGAACTGCTCGAGATGTTCAACGCGGGCCTCGCGAACCTCCAGGCCTCCGGCGAGTACGACACGATCGTCGACCGGTACCTGAGCGGCGGCGAGGAGAGCACGCAGCCGACCGACATCATCTCGGTCGCGGTGCAGTACTGGCCTGCGCTGATGGAGGGCCTGTGGCTCACGATCCTCGCGACCATCGTCGCGATCGTGGCCGCGTTCATCCTCGGCATCGTGTTCGGGTTCGGACGGATCTCGAAGTTCGCCCCGTTCCGCTGGATCGCCACGGCCTACGTCTACGTGTTCCGCGGCACCCCGATCCTGGTGCAGGCGTTCTTCGTGTTCTTCGCGATCCCGCAGCTGTTCCCCGGTCTGACGTTCAACCCGTTCGTCGCCGGTGCGATCACGCTCTCGCTCAACACAGGCGCCTACATGACCGAGATCATCCGCGGTGGTATCCAGGCCGTCGACCCCGGGCAGAACGAGGCGTCTCGTTCGCTCGGCCTCGGGCACTGGAAGACGATGCAGAAGGTCGTGCTCCCGCAGGCGTTCCGCATCATGATCCCCTCGTTCGTGAACCAGGGCATCATCACCCTCAAGGACACGTCGCTGATCAGCGTGATCGGTCTCGCCGAGCTCACGTTCGTCTCGCGCCAGATCATCGCCTCCACCTACCTGTCGGCACAGGTGCTGACCATCGTCGCCGTGATCTACTTCGTCGTGATCACGCTGCTGACGCTGCTCGCGAACCGCCTGGAGAGGAAGTTCAACGCATGAGCAAGATCGAAGTCCGGGACCTGCACAAGTCCTTCGGAGACAACAAGGTGCTCAAGGGCATCGACCTCACGGTGGAGGACGGCGAGGTCATCGCGGTCATCGGTCCGTCCGGTTCGGGCAAGTCGACCCTGCTGCGCTGCCTCAACAAGCTCGAGGAACCCACGTCGGGACACGTCGTGATCGACGGGGTCGACCTGACGGACAAGAGCGTGAAGCTCGATGAGGTGCGTCAGCGCATCGGCATGGTGTTCCAGCACTTCAACCTGTTCCCGCACATGACCGTGCTCGAGAACATCACGCTCGCGCCGATCGAGCTGGGCAAGCTCTCGAAGGCGGATGCTCGCGCCCGCGCGACCGCTCTGCTCGAGCGCGTCGGTCTCGCGGAGAAGGCGGATGCCAAGCCGGCATCCCTCTCCGGTGGTCAGAAGCAGCGTGTCGCGATCGCCCGGGCGCTCGCGATGGACCCCGAGATCATGCTCTTCGACGAGGCCACCAGCGCGCTCGACCCCGAGATGGTCGGCGAGGTGCTGCAGGTCATCCGCGACCTGGCATCCGGCGGCATGACGATGGTGCTGGTCACGCACGAGATGGGCTTCGCCCGCGAGGTCTCGGGCCGCACCGTCTTCATGGACGGCGGTGTCGTGGTCGAAGAGGCCCCGCCCGCTGAGCTGTTCGGCGCCCCGAAGAACGAGCGTCTGAAGGACTTCCTCTCCAAGGTGCTCTGAGCGCTCGCGCCCCGGCGGGCGCTCCGGCGCCCCGGCGCGCCCGGCCTGTCGAGACCCATCGCCCTCGTCGAAACCCACCGGTTTCGACGCTGAGGGCGGTGGGTCTCGGTCGTTGTGATGGGTCTCGGCGCGGCGGAGCGCCGGGCCGCGGGACTACTCCGCGACGCGGGCGGCGATGTCGGTGCGGTAGTGCGAGCCGTCGAGTCCGATCAACGCGATCGCCTCGTAGGCACGGGCGCGGGCCGTGTGGAAGTCGGATGCCACCGCGACCACGTTCAGCACGCGTCCACCGGTCGCGATGAGCGATCCGCCGGGGGCGTCAGGCGACGCGGTCGCGGCATGCACGAGGCGCACGCCCTCCACGGCTCCGGCCGCGGCGAGGCCCTCGATCGGACGACCGGTCTGCGGCGCCTCCGGGTAGCCCTCGCTCGCCAGCACGACCGTGATCGCGACGTCGTCGCTGAACTCCGGTTCCGGCTGGTCCTCGAGCGTACCGGATGCGGCGGCGAACAGCAGCTCCGACAGCGGGGTGACCAGACGAGGCAGCACGATCTGCGTCTCCGGGTCGCCGAAGCGTGCGTTGAACTCGATCACCCGCACGCCGGCGGGCGTCAGGATGAGCCCGGCATACAGCAGTCCGATGAACGGGGTGCCCTCGGCGTCGAGCTGGCGGATGACGGGAAGCGCGACATCGCGGGTCACCTCGGCCACGAACTCCTGCTCGCTGCCGAACTGCTCGGCGAGCCAGGGCAGCGGCGAGTAGGCCCCCATGCCGCCCGTGTTGGGGCCGGCGTCGCCATCGAGTGCGCGCTTGAAGTCCTGCGCCGGGCTCAGCGCGCGCACGGTGTCGCCGTCGCTGAGGAAGAACAGCGAGACCTCGGGGCCCGAGAGGAACTCCTCGATCAGCACCGGGCCCGCTGGCAGGTAGTGCTCGGCGTGGGCGAGCGCCTCGGCGCGCTCGGAGGTCACGATGACACCCTTGCCCGCGGCCAGGCCGTCGGCCTTCACGACATAGGGCGCGCCGAGGTCA
This window harbors:
- a CDS encoding amino acid ABC transporter substrate-binding protein/permease, producing the protein MIRNPSPALARLRLLGRTAVATALTAFVAAGALLGGASAASAADAPDTYVIGTDTTFAPFEFTDKNGDLVGIDMDLLRAIAADQGFEVEIRQLGFDAAVQALQANQVDAVMAGMSITDERKQAFDFSDPYFTSGIQLGVLASSDVQSLDDLDGKAVAVKTGTQGQTFAEENQEKYGFRVTPYQDTTDMVDAVKAGQAVGYFEDFPVLAYGIQQGSGFRLIGEPELGGEYGFAVNKGLNPELLEMFNAGLANLQASGEYDTIVDRYLSGGEESTQPTDIISVAVQYWPALMEGLWLTILATIVAIVAAFILGIVFGFGRISKFAPFRWIATAYVYVFRGTPILVQAFFVFFAIPQLFPGLTFNPFVAGAITLSLNTGAYMTEIIRGGIQAVDPGQNEASRSLGLGHWKTMQKVVLPQAFRIMIPSFVNQGIITLKDTSLISVIGLAELTFVSRQIIASTYLSAQVLTIVAVIYFVVITLLTLLANRLERKFNA
- a CDS encoding amino acid ABC transporter ATP-binding protein, which codes for MSKIEVRDLHKSFGDNKVLKGIDLTVEDGEVIAVIGPSGSGKSTLLRCLNKLEEPTSGHVVIDGVDLTDKSVKLDEVRQRIGMVFQHFNLFPHMTVLENITLAPIELGKLSKADARARATALLERVGLAEKADAKPASLSGGQKQRVAIARALAMDPEIMLFDEATSALDPEMVGEVLQVIRDLASGGMTMVLVTHEMGFAREVSGRTVFMDGGVVVEEAPPAELFGAPKNERLKDFLSKVL
- the purD gene encoding phosphoribosylamine--glycine ligase — its product is MKILVLGSGAREHAIILSLRAEQTEHEIFVAPGNAGMAQDATPVTLDPLDGGAVTAFANTHAIDLVVIGPEAPLVAGVADALRAHGIPVFGPGKAAAQLEGSKSFAKRIMDAAGVPTGRAVRAATVADVESAFDDLGAPYVVKADGLAAGKGVIVTSERAEALAHAEHYLPAGPVLIEEFLSGPEVSLFFLSDGDTVRALSPAQDFKRALDGDAGPNTGGMGAYSPLPWLAEQFGSEQEFVAEVTRDVALPVIRQLDAEGTPFIGLLYAGLILTPAGVRVIEFNARFGDPETQIVLPRLVTPLSELLFAAASGTLEDQPEPEFSDDVAITVVLASEGYPEAPQTGRPIEGLAAAGAVEGVRLVHAATASPDAPGGSLIATGGRVLNVVAVASDFHTARARAYEAIALIGLDGSHYRTDIAARVAE